The sequence GTCAGTCAGGGCTGAACTGTGTTCCCCTGGAGGTCATATATCGAAGCTCTAAcacactccccccaccccgcacctCTGAATGTGACATTTGGAGACAGGGAGGTCTCGAGTGGGCCAGACTGGGACCCACATAAGCAGACTAGCAGACACACATGGGGAGAGAGCGCCATCTGTAGGCCACGCCGAGAGGCGTCAAGAGGACCTGCCTGCCCACACTTGAtctgacttctggcctccagggccAGGAGATAAAcctgttgtttgagccacccagccgGGGGTCTTTTGCAAAGGCAGCCAGAGATAAGACAGTGCTTCGTGATGGGGCAGGAGCCCCTGTGTGGTATAACGGTCAGTGGGCAATGGTGCCCCACAAAGACACAAGGCCTAGGGCCCGAGCCACCCGTCTGAGCCCCCAAGCACCAAGACCTCAGGCACCCACGTGGGGAACAGGTAATGGCTTTTGGGTTCAGACGGACAGGTGACCAAATTAACAACTTCCCATGACAAGGTAACTGGTGGCCCCTGAACTTTTCGCATCGACACAGGGTGGGCAGGTCTGGGGGGGCCAGAGGGGTTATGGGCCTGTCTCCCATCTGCCCTTCCAGAcgcggcccctcccccacctgagcCCAGGGCAGCCCAGAGGGAGGACAGCAGGATCAGGGCTCCCAGGCCCTGGCCGAAGGTCTCTGTTCCTCACCAGGTGAGCTCCCCACACCTTTCTCTGTCTGGAAGGGTAAGTGCTCCCCCATCTGCTCTGTCTGCCCTGGAGTGGGGCCCTCGGTTCTGCAGCACCTCTTGTagcttctctgcctcctgcccacaAGTCTAGTCACAGTCCCCAAATGGCCTTCATCTGAGCATGCCATCTGTTTCCTTCTGGGCCCAGGCATGGAGCCGGGATGTCTGTGGGGGCGGGCACAGCCCTCAGTGGACATTATGGCCGTTTCTGCTGCTGGCCAGTCTTGGCCAGGCAGCCTGGAAGCCCCACCCTAGTCCCCACTTGGCAGGGGGTCGGGGGCAGGCAGCTGGGCTGCAGGAAGTGGGTGCCCCTGGGCTCTTCCTGACCCaggccaccccctccccagcacaGCCTTGACTCCCCTCTGCAGAACGGGCAGAAGGCGGGGATGGGATTGCTGTACCTGGCGCAGCCACCAGGGCCCCGGTCTGGCAGGGCAGCCATCCTAATGGCCACTGCACCTGGGCCCCCTCCCGCAGCTCAGACCTGTCTGTGCCCATCCAGTTTCCCATCCGGCACCCACAGGTGAGGAGAGTGGTCTGAGTGGGAGGGGGGCGAGGACGGCTTGCTCCAGCCAGCATCTGTCCAAAAAGGCCAATTCCAAGTCCAACATGTGGAAAGGCACTTTAAGAGGGTGAGTGGGGGACTGAAGGGATGAATAGAGCTGACGACTGATGGCTGATGTGATCCAGCCCACCTCGGCCCCTGGCTGCCCGGGCTTCACCACTCAGCAGAGGCTCACAGTCACTAGACAGCAGTGGCCCTCATGGGACAGGGACCTCCAGGTATTTCACAGGGTTTGAGAAGGGACCTGGCCGGGCCCAGTAGTCCACCGCTCGAACCCGGTAGGAGCCAGAGACGACAGCTGTGTCTGGGGACACAAAGGTACAAGCGTGATCTTGAATGTGTGCCCCCTGAACCCACCCCAAATCCCTGACTCCAGGCTTCGCAAGGTCCCgggccccaccccacagggcACTGTGCTGAGGCCCGAGCATGAGTGGGGGACGCACCTGGACTGTACACAAAGATATTAAAGGTCGACGGCTTCCTGCTGATAGAAGTGTACGCATGACCATCCCGCGAGAACTGGATTTCGTATGTCCACAGGCACCTGGGGAAGGCCAGTCAGGACCAGGGCTGAGGTCCAGGGGGGAGGCTGGGCAGGGCCCACACAGAGCCCTACTCCCTCCAGCCCCGTGGGCATGCTTCCCGCAGTGAtgagggaagggggctggagcccaACTGCCACCTGCATTGTCCCCTGTAGGTACCCCACACTGCATCAGACAGGGGTGACATCCTGGGTTATCTGTGGGGGCAGGAATGTGAGAGGAGGAGTGCACGACCTGCGGGGTGGTGAGGGTGGAGGATTAGGGCACAGAGTGGAGTGATCACGGCACAGTGCCCAGAGGAGCTGGGGGTGAGCACCTGGGTGGGGACCAATGGGCGCATGCCAGACAGGACAACCACACTCACGCACTTGGAGGCCATGCGCTCATCCGACCAGACCAAAAGCAGCTGCCTGTGGGTCAGGGGTAGAGCGCGGAGCCGGGTCacctgggaagagggaggagcagTGACAGGGGtgcggggtgggtggggaagatGGGGTCAGGGTGGGCTACCACTTGCCTGGCCTGGCGGCTCCGCAGGGCGCGCACACACGTGCACCAGCAGCAGCGAGGGCAGTGGGAGCTCGGGCTGCAGCGTCAGGCGGCCGCCGGGGGGGAAGGGGCGCGGCGCTGTGGCCACAGGGTCCTGGGGACAGGCGCAGGAACTCAGGGCCCTCGCACCTTTGGAGCAGCCCTGCCccgcccctcaccccaccctacCCGCGGACCTCGGCCTCACGCATGCGCCGGAACTGCTCGGGCGAGGGGAATACCGGCCGGCCGAGGCGCTGCCACTCTCTGTGGGGGCTACAGAGCCGGTTGTCCAAGTACAGCGTGACGTACACCAGCCCTGCGGAGTCGGACACTGGGGCCGCGCCTCGCCCGGCCGGCCACCTCCAGGCCCCACCCCGCCagacacccccgcccccgccccgctgAAGTCCCCCGCCCTGGGACCCCTACCCACCTGAACCTGGGGGCACCCCGTGCAATCGCAAGGTCAAGGAGACGCTGCGGTTGGCGTGGGCGTGGGTGTCGTCGCTCACGTAGACCAGAACCGTGGCGCGCCAGGCGTCTGCGGGGCCAGTGGAGCGGTGGGTGCTGGCCAGGACCCCCACAGTGTGATTGCTGTCCTGCACGATCCCTGCCTGCGACACCTCGGCCCAAAGCTGCTCTTCATCTGCAGGGTGTGGGGCGGTAGTCACCACACGGAGGTGGCCACCCCACCCAGGGCCTGCCTTCCCACCATTTGTCCCCTTCCATGGGAGGCCCCCAGCCTAGAGTGCCAGGTCACACAACCTCTGTGGCCCACAGAGCTGGAGGAAGCGTGCTCCCCACCCAGCAGGGCACCTCCATCCGGCTTCCCTGGCTACTCAGGGCCTGGAATGACAGCCCTGCGCAAGGAGACCTCGGCCCACAGTGTGCCAGTCCGGCCTCGCTCGCTTCCAGGCTGGCAGCGATGCGACACCCGCCCGGCTCACCCAGCAGGGCCAGCAGCCCCATGGCGGTGAGCACCGGCTTGCGCAGCAGCTGCACGTGGGGCGGGCGTGTGTTGTTGACCTGGAAGCGTGCGGTGAGCGTGCGCTGGGAGAACGGGTGTGGGTGGTAGCTCAGGAAGGCGTTGTCATTGCTCAGGAGCACGTAGCGGACGGAGGAAGAGCTGGTGTTGGCCACCAGTAGGTTCTGGTGCTGCGCGATGACCTGCGGGCGTCACGGCAGCTGGGACCACGTCGCCACGGccacctgcccccccccccccgtcccacCCCAGAGGAGGCCGCTCTTGTGGGCAGGTCCTGGGGCGGGCCCACCTTCACCACCATGGCAGCGTAGGTTACGTCGGCCCTCCAGGACTGCGGCAGGGACCAGCCCACCAGCGGGTCAGCCTCGTCGTTGTAAATGGGGGTGTCGGCGAACTTGGGGAAGAGCTGCTGTATCTGCTGCACGGCCACCTTCTCCTGCTCCAGGATGGCGATGGAGCTGCCCCCACCCTGCAGAGGCAGTGGGCCTCAGCGCGGCCAGGGCCAGCACACCTGACTGCCGCTGCAGGGTGGGCCAGGTCCTGGGGCCCTACCTTCTTGTGGAGTGCAATGTAGTCCAGCCGCACGCCCACTTCCCCCGTGAAGAAGTTGGTGCCGTGGTGACAGTGCCCCAAGAGGCCCCAGCACAGCGGGGACTGCGGCGGCGGGTGGAAGGAGTCCCCGGGGCCACCCAGGCGCAGCTCGGGGCTGGCCGCACGGAGACCCTCGGAGCAGGCGTCATAGTAGTTGAAGAAGCCTGGAGGGAGGGACCAGGGAGTTCACACCCTCACACCTGAAAGGCCGCTCCAGTCCCCTCAGCTCCACAGGACCCAGGAGGCCCCGCCCACCTTGCATCGTCATGGACACGTTGTCAAAGTCGTGGTGGTCCGGCTCGTTCCACGTCTCAAAGTTCCACTTGGAAACGTGCTCCAATCCATACCTACCTGCAGAGTGTCCCTGCTGTCAcgctgccccctcccctggggCAGTAGGGTGCCCATCCTTACTCGCAGCGCGCAAGCTTGGGGGGTTTGGATGTGAAGGGGCTGACTGATGTGATGTGAGCCTggccctcctccagcccccatcAGGAGGCCCTGGCCCGCAGGTCCGTGGCAGAGCAGCCAGGTGGCTAGGGTGGTACAGGACAGCCTGCCCAGGAGCGCCCACCCGGACCCCCAGGGCCTGCCCCTGCCCACCCATGTATCTCCGCGCCAGGAGGGAGACCAGGTCCTTCCACTCCAACACCTGCTGCTTGTCCTCAAAGTCGGTGAAGCGTCCTGAGGGGCTGCCCATCAGCTCGAAGCCTGCAACACAGGAGGGTGGCTGCCCCCTGCCCACCACCCACACCATCCCCAAGCTCCCCAAGCCCCACCCAGTCTGGGGTCCACCAGGCCAGCACCAAGGCCAATCCGTGGTGGGCAACCACTGCGGACCCAGAGGGGCCAGGTCGGGCGGAGACAGCACCTAATGGGCAGAGGTCAGGGCCAGCCACTCACCCGGGAGGAGCTGGTTCTCCCTGAGAAGGTCCAGGTACCCGTCCAGGTGGGTGAAGTTGTAGTGCAGGCCCTGCCAAGCCGATCCCCTGTAGAGGGACATGCAATGTCAGGGCTGGACGAGGTGGGCCCTGGGCTGGAACTCTGGCCACATCCAAGCAGGTGGGGAGTCTACAAGGTGCCACACGGGATTCGGCTCCAGACTCAGTGGGCCCCTCCCTTTGGAAAACACCAACTATGGAAGCCTAGCAGTCACTCACAGCCTGGTGTGAACTAGTGTGCCTGCACTggaacccccaccccaaagcccTCAGGGGCTCAGAACAGTTTGGGGCTCAGAGGTGGGCTGCGCAGGCAGGTCTTTCAGGAAAGGTACAACAGGATGGAGGAGGGCACAAGGCATCCTGAAGACAGCTGACCATGGAGTGGGGGCCTGTGGACAAGGGCCTGACAGGACCTGGTAGGTGCCACACCCTGCTTCTCTGTGCCCCCTGGATGCCAGGGACCCAGATTTGTCTCAGCAGTACCCTGTCCCCCCTCCCACACTCCAAGGCCACATGGACAGtcaagaaagggagaagggcagCCTCCCACCCCATGCTCACCCCAGAATGGGGCCCAGGTCCCTGGGGGCTCATGCTGAGAGGGGATGGGCACCATCAGGCAATTACTCAAACCCCATGTGCTGTGAAGAGGTTGTGACGGGGAGCAAGGGGCCAGGCAGTGAGGGCCTCCCCAAGGAAACACGTCAGCCCTCACGAGTGATGGGACAAGCCAGCAGTGAGCGTGCCTGGGGGACACATGGGACAGCCTGGGCAGAGGCTCTGGGGTAGAAATGAACATATAATTAAGCAGCAGAAAGACAGTGAGTGGACCTCGGCAGAATATGGGTGTGCGTTGGGAGCGATGAGGTCACAGTCCTGTTACCACGGTGAGGATGGGACCCTGAGTCAGGGTGAAATTGGGGTCCTTTCAGGGACCCAAGCAGAGAGGTGCCATTGCatttttggtttgcttgttttcaaGACGGAATTTTTCTTACAGCAGTTTTTGATTCACAGCCAAACTGAGAGGGAGGTAGAGTTCCcattcctgccccccaccccggctAGGACacctgcacagcctcccccattaccaATGTCCCCATTCTAGGGGACATATGTTAGGActgatgaacctgcattgacacgTCATCATCACCTAGAGTCCATAGTTGACATTAgggtcactcttggtgctgtatgttctatgggtttggaaagatgtgacatgtatccatcatcaCAGTgtcacagaatagtttcactgccccaAATCCTTAGTGCTCCCCCTATTCAtgcccccctccaccccaaaCTCCTGGCATACAGATCTGTTCAGTCCCCATGGATTTGCCTTTGCCACGATGTTTTGAAAGGCTCCGTCTGGCCGCTAACTGAAGTCAGATGATGGTTCCCCAGGGGGAGGTGTGGTGCCCAGACCAGGTGGTGGCCTCAGAGGAAGTAAGGAGGGGCTGAGCGGATGGATTTATGAGGTAGAGGGGACAGTATGTGTGGACAGATTTGTGGCGAGCCCCTCGGATTTCTGCTTGAGCAGTTAGGCAGGTAGGGGTGCAGAGGGCAGAGGCAGGTGGGGATCAGCTGGCAGTCAGATGGATCTCGGATTTGGCTATGGGGAGTCGACATCCAAGGGTAAACCTGGCCTTGGAGGCTGAGTGAGGAAGCTGGTGGCCCTCAGTCAGacccaggtgggggcggggagcaggTAGAGCAAGCAGGGGCAAGCACTGAGCTTGGGGACCCAGGTTAGGGATGTTGCCACCTGAGGAGCACATGCAGGTGGGTTGGCAGGGGGCCTGAAGGCTCCCCCTGAGGACAAGCCTGTTCCATCCATAGATCTGAGGGAGGAAGGCAAGAAATGGTGAAAGGGCCTGTAATGTGGCAGCAAGGTTTGTCCCACGTGTGCGacggtgggggaggggcaaggaggGGGCACCGCGGAATCAGACTCTAATCTGCTCTTGGTCTGTCAGTCTCCATCCCCTGACACAGCCTGGCCAGCCCAGCTTTGTCTCCCAGACACAGTGAGGATCTGGACAAGTCAACACCTCCCTTCCAGGTCCTTCTCACCCCACTCCTCACTTCAAACAAGGTCAAAGCAGAGCCTGGGCCTGGCCTTCAAAGTCCACCCAGGGACCTGAGTTCAGCCACCACACACAGGTGCTTCCTGCTCCTCTGGAGCCACACACCCTGCGTGCCCTTGCTGGCCCCTCTGCAGGGGCTGTGTCCACCTTCCGGGGGCAGCAGGACAGGCATGTGCACGAGGACCCACCTCTCCTCCATCCCTCCCGTCCAAAGGTTGTGACCTTTGGATGGGAGGGACGGTGGCGGGTAGGGGAGAGGTGGGTCCTTGTGCACACCCTGCAAAGAAAACTTAACAAGCACTTGGGTAAAAACTAAATGGGTGCAGAAAACAGACGGGTTCCAAAGTCCCACAAGTGGTGGGGTGGTGAAGAAGGCGGGGAGGTGGGTGCTGGGTGAAGGAGCTGGTGCAAGCAATGGGTGACCAAATGGGAAGTGAGAGCATAGGAGCACTTTCTGCACAGATCCTGGCCACACCGGGCTGACCGGCGGGGAGCACAGCAGGCCGCTGCTTGCTTGCTGAATGCTGGTCCCTGCTCAGTGTTGTGGGCCACTGAGGCACCAACGGGGAAGCCCCAGTCTGTCACCTTGGGTAAACGTGAGTGTCTCCTGGCTCCATCAGCCTCGGCAGCCAGCgatgcgggggtgggggggggggtggggcagTACACCTGACCCCAGGGCCCAGGAAACCCAAAGGGAGTGGAGGACAAGGAAGCCTGGAGCAGTTCTTGGGCCACACTGTCGGTGCCCCTGGCCCGGTTGGGAGGAGAAATGGTTC comes from Rhinolophus ferrumequinum isolate MPI-CBG mRhiFer1 chromosome 5, mRhiFer1_v1.p, whole genome shotgun sequence and encodes:
- the IDUA gene encoding LOW QUALITY PROTEIN: alpha-L-iduronidase (The sequence of the model RefSeq protein was modified relative to this genomic sequence to represent the inferred CDS: substituted 1 base at 1 genomic stop codon); translation: MRSLAVRSPPPHPALLTLLAALLTAPRAALAEAPNLVRVDAARVVSPLRHFWRSTGFCPPLPHSQADQYDLSWDQQLNLAYVGAVPHGGIEQVRTHWLLDLITARGSAWQGLHYNFTHLDGYLDLLRENQLLPGFELMGSPSGRFTDFEDKQQVLEWKDLVSLLARRYMGRYGLEHVSKWNFETWNEPDHHDFDNVSMTMQGFFNYYDACSEGLRAASPELRLGGPGDSFHPPPQSPLCWGLLGHCHHGTNFFTGEVGVRLDYIALHKKGGGSSIAILEQEKVAVQQIQQLFPKFADTPIYNDEADPLVGWSLPQSWRADVTYAAMVVKVIAQHQNLLVANTSSSSVRYVLLSNDNAFLSYHPHPFSQRTLTARFQVNNTRPPHVQLLRKPVLTAMGLLALLDEEQLWAEVSQAGIVQDSNHTVGVLASTHRSTGPADAWRATVLVYVSDDTHAHANRSVSLTLRLHGVPPGSGLVYVTLYLDNRLCSPHREWQRLGRPVFPSPEQFRRMREAEDPVATAPRPFPPGGRLTLQPELPLPSLLLVHVCARPAEPPGQVTRLRALPLTHRQLLLVWSDERMASKCLWTYEIQFSRDGHAYTSISRKPSTFNIFVYSPDTAVVSGSYRVRAVDYWARPGPFSNPVKYLEVPVPXGPLLSSDCEPLLSGEARAARGRGGLDHISHQSSALFIPSVPHSPS